Proteins encoded in a region of the Massilia sp. UMI-21 genome:
- a CDS encoding P-II family nitrogen regulator, whose translation MKQITCVIKPFKLDEVREALADVNVTGLTVTEVKGFGRQKGHTELYRGAEYVVDFLPKVKIEVVVDDSMAEPVVDAIIKAARTGKIGDGKIFVQNVEQVIRIRTGETGADAV comes from the coding sequence ATGAAACAGATTACCTGCGTGATCAAACCGTTCAAGCTGGATGAAGTGCGCGAGGCGCTGGCCGACGTCAACGTCACCGGCCTGACCGTGACCGAAGTGAAGGGCTTCGGCCGCCAGAAGGGTCACACCGAGCTGTACCGCGGCGCCGAGTACGTGGTCGACTTCCTGCCCAAGGTGAAGATCGAAGTGGTGGTGGACGACAGCATGGCCGAGCCGGTGGTCGACGCCATCATCAAGGCAGCGCGCACCGGCAAGATCGGCGACGGCAAGATTTTTGTCCAGAACGTGGAGCAGGTGATCCGCATCCGTACCGGCGAGACGGGCGCGGACGCTGTCTGA
- a CDS encoding AAA family ATPase, whose protein sequence is MSDLEKIHTGIPELDMVLRGGLTRHRIHLIEGRPGTGKTTIGLRFLIDGAEKGEPCLYISLSETVEELEATGRSHGWSLDGIALREVVPAEAQLERQQSVLFPSEAELSQTIEAICEAIRTVAPTRVVIDSMSELRMVANDPMRYRRQIVALKRFLQQQACTTLLMDDLTDEPRQFDLQGTVHGVITLDQREREFGAARRRLRVVKMRGAEFQSGWHDFAITAREIYVFPSLIAEEHRLQSARGAVTSDVPELDAMLCGGLVRGTSVMILGPTGVGKSSLALQYANVAAARGEHVAYFAFDETKDTLLERANGLSMRASEAIDNGTVFWERINPSRITPGEFIWKVRRQVEDHQATVVVIDSLNSYLETMHEEAALMLQMHELLSYLSNQGVLSFLIVGQTGLLQDVRDTLDVGFISDAVILLRYFEAEGRVRKAISVVKKRPGRHETCIREFSLTSTGMSVGAPLEDFQGVLTGVPRLAPDAVSASAHD, encoded by the coding sequence ATGAGCGACCTGGAAAAAATTCACACCGGCATCCCCGAGCTGGACATGGTATTGCGGGGCGGGCTGACAAGACATCGCATCCACCTGATCGAAGGCCGGCCCGGCACCGGCAAGACCACCATCGGCCTGCGCTTTCTGATCGATGGCGCGGAAAAAGGCGAACCCTGCCTGTACATCTCCCTGTCGGAGACCGTCGAGGAGCTCGAGGCCACCGGCCGCAGCCACGGCTGGTCGCTGGACGGAATTGCGCTGCGCGAAGTGGTCCCGGCCGAGGCCCAGCTCGAACGCCAGCAGAGCGTGCTGTTTCCGTCCGAAGCGGAACTGAGCCAGACCATCGAGGCGATCTGCGAGGCGATCCGCACGGTCGCTCCGACCCGGGTGGTGATCGATTCGATGTCGGAGCTGCGCATGGTCGCCAACGACCCGATGCGTTACCGGCGCCAGATCGTCGCCCTCAAGCGCTTCCTGCAGCAGCAGGCCTGCACCACGCTCCTGATGGACGACCTGACCGACGAACCGCGCCAGTTCGACCTGCAGGGCACCGTGCATGGCGTCATCACGCTCGACCAGCGCGAGCGCGAGTTCGGCGCCGCCCGGCGGCGTCTGCGCGTGGTCAAGATGCGCGGCGCCGAGTTCCAGAGCGGCTGGCACGACTTCGCCATCACCGCACGCGAAATCTACGTATTCCCGAGCCTGATCGCCGAGGAGCACCGGCTCCAGTCCGCGCGCGGCGCGGTGACCAGCGACGTGCCCGAGCTCGACGCCATGCTGTGCGGCGGGCTGGTGCGTGGCACCTCGGTCATGATCCTGGGGCCGACCGGGGTCGGCAAGTCTTCGCTGGCGCTGCAGTATGCCAACGTGGCCGCCGCGCGCGGCGAGCACGTCGCCTACTTCGCGTTCGACGAAACCAAGGACACGCTGCTCGAGCGCGCCAACGGCCTGTCGATGCGCGCCTCCGAAGCGATCGACAACGGCACCGTGTTCTGGGAGCGGATCAATCCCTCTCGCATCACCCCGGGCGAATTCATCTGGAAAGTGCGGCGCCAGGTCGAAGACCACCAGGCCACGGTGGTGGTCATCGACAGCCTCAATTCCTATCTCGAGACCATGCACGAGGAAGCGGCGCTGATGCTGCAGATGCACGAGCTGCTGAGCTACCTGTCGAACCAGGGCGTGCTCTCGTTCCTGATCGTCGGCCAGACCGGCCTGCTGCAGGACGTGCGCGACACCCTCGACGTCGGCTTCATCAGCGATGCCGTGATCCTGCTGCGCTACTTCGAGGCCGAAGGCAGGGTACGCAAGGCGATCTCGGTGGTGAAGAAACGGCCCGGACGCCACGAGACCTGCATCCGCGAGTTTTCCCTGACCAGCACGGGCATGTCGGTCGGCGCGCCGCTCGAGGATTTCCAGGGCGTGTTGACCGGCGTGCCGAGGCTCGCGCCCGACGCGGTCTCCGCGAGCGCGCATGACTGA
- a CDS encoding response regulator, with protein sequence MTDPRKPGWDVIAAICAPSGQDGAVLADLLRQWGAQSRHCGCAEQLAAAAADPALTLLLLTDDALEAHAAPLAAALQEQPAWSDLPVIVFSAQANSGGSDQQWAFLRQFANITVLARPSPANVLRAAFDAACRARAWQFTVREQMASLSASAALLEQRVLERTSELVAEVETRKRIESALNEARKLEAIGRLTGGVAHDFNNLLQVIQGATTLLPLVEPDSERFQRSLHAIQRAASRGAKLTHQLLAFGRRQALAGAALDLARLLDEMRDLLQQSVREQIRLDLEVAPGLWLADADATQLEVAMLNLAVNAKDAMPGGGRLAIGATNLSLPAPGVPDSELRGDFVRLTVSDTGPGMAPEVAAQAFDPFFTTKPVGAGTGLGLSQVYGFAKQSGGTAWIDSSAQGTTVSILLPRSTGMVSEERDGTAAHATVLAAGLRVLCVEDDPEVADATLAMLGNLGCEVTLARDAREALAQPLDGVDLVFSDVVMPGAIDGIGLARRIRAQYPALPILLVSGYVVAPERLQGLSISVLAKPYTQEELRRALARLVPR encoded by the coding sequence ATGACTGATCCGCGCAAGCCCGGCTGGGACGTGATCGCCGCGATTTGCGCGCCGTCCGGGCAGGACGGCGCGGTCCTGGCCGACCTGCTGCGGCAATGGGGCGCGCAGTCCCGGCATTGCGGCTGCGCCGAGCAGCTCGCCGCCGCGGCGGCCGACCCGGCGCTGACGCTGCTGCTGCTCACCGACGACGCGCTGGAAGCGCACGCCGCTCCCCTGGCCGCCGCGCTGCAGGAGCAGCCTGCCTGGTCGGACCTGCCGGTCATCGTCTTCAGCGCCCAGGCCAACAGCGGCGGCTCGGACCAGCAATGGGCCTTCCTGCGCCAGTTCGCCAACATCACCGTCCTGGCCCGGCCGAGCCCGGCCAACGTGCTGCGCGCCGCCTTCGATGCGGCCTGCCGCGCGCGCGCCTGGCAGTTCACGGTACGCGAGCAGATGGCGAGCCTGTCGGCCTCGGCCGCGCTGCTCGAGCAGCGCGTACTGGAGCGCACGTCCGAACTGGTCGCGGAGGTGGAGACCCGCAAGCGCATCGAAAGCGCGCTCAACGAGGCGCGCAAGCTGGAGGCGATCGGACGACTCACCGGCGGCGTGGCGCATGATTTCAACAACCTGCTGCAGGTGATCCAGGGCGCGACCACGCTGCTGCCGCTGGTCGAACCGGACAGCGAGCGTTTCCAGCGCTCGCTGCATGCCATCCAGCGCGCCGCCTCGCGCGGCGCCAAGCTCACGCACCAGCTGCTCGCCTTCGGCCGCCGCCAGGCGCTCGCGGGCGCGGCGCTCGACCTGGCCCGGCTGCTCGACGAGATGCGGGACCTGCTGCAGCAATCGGTGCGCGAGCAGATCCGCCTGGACCTCGAGGTCGCCCCCGGACTGTGGCTGGCCGATGCCGACGCCACCCAGCTCGAAGTGGCGATGTTGAACCTGGCGGTCAACGCCAAGGATGCGATGCCGGGTGGGGGGCGGCTTGCCATCGGCGCTACCAACCTCTCGCTGCCGGCGCCGGGCGTGCCCGACTCGGAACTGCGCGGCGACTTCGTCCGGCTGACCGTGAGCGATACCGGCCCGGGGATGGCGCCCGAGGTGGCGGCCCAGGCATTCGATCCGTTCTTCACCACCAAGCCGGTCGGCGCCGGCACCGGCCTTGGCCTGAGCCAGGTGTATGGCTTCGCGAAGCAGTCCGGCGGGACCGCCTGGATCGACAGCTCGGCGCAAGGCACGACGGTGTCGATCCTGCTGCCGCGCAGCACCGGCATGGTGAGCGAGGAGCGGGACGGGACGGCCGCGCATGCGACGGTGCTGGCCGCCGGCCTGCGCGTGCTGTGCGTCGAGGACGACCCGGAAGTGGCCGACGCGACCCTGGCCATGCTCGGCAACCTCGGCTGCGAGGTGACGCTGGCGCGCGACGCCCGGGAAGCGCTGGCGCAGCCGCTCGACGGCGTCGACCTGGTGTTCTCGGATGTCGTGATGCCGGGAGCGATCGACGGCATCGGCCTGGCGCGGCGCATCCGTGCGCAGTATCCGGCCCTTCCGATCCTGCTTGTCAGCGGCTATGTGGTGGCGCCGGAACGCCTGCAGGGCCTGTCGATCAGCGTGCTGGCCAAGCCGTACACGCAGGAAGAGCTGCGCCGCGCGCTTGCGCGGCTCGTGCCGCGCTAA
- a CDS encoding trimeric intracellular cation channel family protein, which translates to MSLIKLIEIVAILVGAFSGFIEARRKRMDLVGVFTVAFITAFGGGTLRDILLDKRPLFWVTHQEYAILIFVLALLASPLIRTLRHIVSERLIVIADAVGLGLFSVAGVAAALSADMPLFIASMMGVITGIFGGVLRDIVCNEVPMVFRDGKPYAICAFLGNWQFLLMRHYGVEADFALWSSALLISGLRLITWKFDLRMGR; encoded by the coding sequence ATGTCCCTCATCAAGCTCATCGAAATCGTGGCGATCCTGGTCGGCGCCTTTTCCGGATTCATCGAAGCCAGGCGCAAGCGCATGGACCTGGTGGGGGTGTTCACGGTGGCCTTCATCACCGCCTTCGGCGGCGGCACCCTGCGCGACATCCTGCTCGACAAACGGCCGCTGTTCTGGGTGACGCACCAGGAATACGCGATCCTGATCTTCGTGCTGGCCCTGCTGGCGTCGCCCCTGATCCGCACCCTGCGCCACATCGTCTCCGAACGCCTGATCGTGATCGCCGACGCGGTCGGCCTGGGACTGTTCTCGGTCGCCGGCGTGGCGGCCGCACTGTCCGCCGACATGCCGCTCTTCATCGCCTCGATGATGGGCGTGATCACCGGGATCTTCGGCGGCGTGTTGCGCGACATCGTCTGCAACGAGGTGCCGATGGTGTTCCGCGACGGCAAACCCTACGCGATCTGCGCCTTCCTGGGGAACTGGCAGTTCCTGCTGATGCGCCACTATGGCGTGGAGGCCGACTTCGCGCTGTGGTCGAGCGCGCTGCTCATCAGCGGACTGCGCCTGATCACCTGGAAGTTCGACTTGCGGATGGGACGTTAG
- a CDS encoding GAF domain-containing protein, giving the protein MEHGRQVDLLNCADEPIHIPGSIQPNGALLFFSAAGLLEGWSANAGALLDIALEAGAPYAALALPPAALELLLDYIGPGDAESMPSMVAVSVNGKDYDCVVHAAFGRLVAEFERREVGADEVAGFAVKAHASIDRLRRQKTIEGLLSIAVEQIRAFTGFDRVMAYRFRPDDSGDVVAEARRDDIVPYLGQRYPASDIPAQARRLYILNTLRSIVDVNDTTVPLLGAPGALPLDMSHAVLRSVSPVHIEYLKNMGVAASMSVSIVINGRLWGLIACHHMAPKLVPYSIRMAADVLAQVMGSTILSIESRLESQLVERSASIRTKLVEDLLIEDDPLETFGRFGDATLAAAEAQAQITSYYGKTRVHGDLPQDLAEAIVASLPDNTHDLVVREKQDDWPEAIRDRLGKWVGLLAQPFDPAAGGWNVLLRVEQIEQVAWAGRPEKNTVVGPLGERLTPRGSFDAWFETVRGHAHPWEATILANARLTLAELVRVMTARRAQTEATRAQLLAMLGHDLRDPLHSINMAGMVLEKGSSQPTLGKRIQSSTSRMQRMISQVLDMSRIDGGIGLGVALEPVDLKALMEDMIDEARLAYPAIPFQIACDEAAVVNADSGRLGQVLSNLLSNARHHGDAGKPVRVCLRAQGDEAVIEVSNAGAPIPPELAATLFNPFKRASLHNPRNRTGMGLGLYIAQQIVREHQGEISYRHDGNEVIFSVRLPLMNM; this is encoded by the coding sequence ATGGAGCACGGCCGCCAGGTCGACCTGCTCAACTGCGCCGACGAGCCGATCCACATTCCCGGCTCGATCCAGCCCAACGGCGCCCTGCTGTTCTTTAGCGCCGCCGGCTTGCTCGAAGGCTGGAGCGCGAATGCCGGCGCCCTGCTCGACATCGCGCTCGAGGCCGGCGCCCCGTATGCCGCGCTGGCGCTGCCACCCGCGGCGCTCGAACTCCTGCTCGACTACATCGGTCCCGGCGACGCCGAGTCGATGCCCTCGATGGTGGCGGTCAGCGTCAACGGCAAGGACTACGACTGCGTCGTGCACGCCGCCTTCGGACGCCTCGTCGCCGAATTCGAGCGGCGCGAGGTCGGCGCCGACGAAGTAGCCGGCTTCGCGGTCAAGGCGCACGCCTCGATCGACCGCCTGCGTCGCCAGAAGACCATCGAAGGACTGCTGTCGATCGCGGTGGAGCAGATCCGCGCCTTCACCGGCTTCGACCGCGTCATGGCCTACCGATTCCGCCCCGACGACAGCGGCGACGTCGTGGCCGAGGCCAGGCGCGACGACATCGTGCCCTATCTCGGCCAGCGCTATCCGGCTTCGGATATCCCGGCCCAGGCGCGCCGCCTGTACATCCTGAACACCCTGCGCTCGATCGTCGACGTCAACGATACGACGGTGCCGCTGCTGGGCGCGCCGGGTGCGCTGCCGCTCGACATGAGCCATGCGGTGCTGCGCAGTGTCTCGCCGGTGCATATCGAATACCTGAAGAACATGGGCGTCGCCGCCTCGATGAGCGTGTCAATCGTCATCAACGGCCGTCTGTGGGGACTGATCGCCTGCCATCACATGGCGCCCAAGCTGGTGCCCTATTCGATCCGCATGGCGGCCGACGTGCTGGCGCAGGTGATGGGCTCGACCATCCTCAGCATCGAGTCGCGCCTGGAAAGCCAGCTGGTCGAGCGCTCCGCCTCGATCCGCACCAAGCTGGTCGAAGACCTGCTGATCGAGGACGACCCGCTCGAGACCTTCGGCCGCTTCGGCGATGCGACGTTGGCGGCGGCCGAGGCCCAGGCCCAGATCACCAGCTACTACGGCAAGACCCGGGTACATGGCGATCTTCCCCAGGACCTCGCCGAAGCAATCGTCGCCTCCCTCCCCGACAACACGCACGACCTGGTCGTGCGCGAGAAACAGGACGACTGGCCTGAAGCCATCCGCGACCGCCTCGGCAAGTGGGTCGGCCTGCTGGCCCAGCCCTTCGATCCGGCGGCGGGCGGCTGGAACGTGCTGCTGCGCGTTGAGCAGATCGAGCAGGTCGCCTGGGCCGGCCGGCCGGAAAAAAACACCGTCGTCGGACCGCTGGGCGAACGCCTGACGCCGCGCGGCTCGTTCGACGCCTGGTTCGAGACGGTGCGCGGCCATGCGCATCCGTGGGAAGCGACGATCCTGGCCAACGCGCGCCTGACCCTGGCCGAGCTGGTGCGGGTGATGACCGCGCGCCGCGCCCAGACCGAGGCCACCCGCGCCCAACTGCTGGCGATGCTGGGCCACGACCTGCGCGACCCGCTCCACTCGATCAACATGGCCGGCATGGTGCTGGAAAAAGGCAGTTCCCAGCCGACCCTGGGCAAGCGCATCCAGTCCTCCACCAGCCGCATGCAGCGCATGATCAGCCAGGTGCTGGACATGAGCCGCATCGACGGCGGCATCGGCCTGGGCGTGGCGCTCGAACCGGTCGACCTCAAGGCGCTGATGGAAGACATGATCGACGAGGCGCGCCTGGCCTACCCGGCCATCCCGTTCCAGATCGCCTGCGACGAAGCGGCAGTGGTGAATGCCGATAGCGGTCGCCTCGGTCAGGTGCTTTCCAACCTGCTGAGCAATGCGCGTCATCATGGCGACGCGGGCAAGCCGGTGCGGGTGTGTCTGCGGGCCCAGGGCGATGAAGCCGTGATCGAGGTCAGCAACGCCGGTGCGCCGATTCCGCCGGAGCTGGCGGCGACCCTGTTCAACCCGTTCAAGCGCGCCTCGCTGCACAACCCGCGCAACCGCACCGGCATGGGGCTGGGACTGTACATCGCCCAGCAGATCGTGCGCGAGCACCAGGGCGAGATCAGTTACCGCCATGACGGGAACGAGGTCATCTTCTCGGTGCGGCTGCCCTTGATGAACATGTAG
- a CDS encoding Smr/MutS family protein, with amino-acid sequence MKDFSELKGLRDRLKEDERLRAIEQAEREKRERLARERAVEFRGAMEGVHKLPESDRYVYRPVYVASDRAFRDRTPLTGDEETAAVLRESLSDLFDVDGLLDEDPSLSYAQPGVGPDVVRKMRKRHWPVQDELDLHGMNRDQARDAVTNFLYLANRRSVRCVRIVHGIGYGSPKGQPVLRGIVHSWLVQKNEVIAFCVAGKKDGGHGALIVLLRPALLE; translated from the coding sequence ATGAAGGACTTTTCCGAACTCAAGGGCCTGCGCGACCGGCTCAAGGAAGACGAGCGCCTGCGCGCCATCGAACAGGCCGAGCGCGAAAAGCGCGAGCGGCTCGCCCGCGAACGCGCCGTGGAATTCCGCGGCGCGATGGAAGGCGTGCACAAGCTGCCGGAATCGGACCGCTACGTCTACCGCCCGGTGTACGTGGCATCCGACCGGGCCTTCAGGGACCGCACTCCCCTTACCGGGGACGAGGAAACCGCCGCCGTCCTGCGGGAATCCCTGTCCGACCTGTTCGACGTCGACGGCCTGCTCGACGAAGACCCCTCGCTGAGCTACGCCCAGCCGGGCGTCGGACCGGACGTGGTGCGCAAGATGCGCAAGCGCCACTGGCCGGTCCAGGACGAGCTCGACCTGCACGGCATGAATCGCGACCAGGCGCGCGACGCCGTCACCAATTTCCTCTACCTTGCCAACCGGCGCAGCGTGCGCTGCGTGCGCATCGTCCATGGCATCGGCTACGGCTCGCCCAAGGGCCAACCGGTGCTGCGCGGGATCGTGCACAGCTGGCTGGTGCAGAAGAACGAAGTCATCGCCTTTTGCGTCGCCGGCAAAAAAGATGGCGGCCACGGCGCCCTGATCGTGCTGCTGCGTCCCGCACTGCTTGAGTGA
- the trxB gene encoding thioredoxin-disulfide reductase: MTTSKHAKVLILGSGPAGYSAAVYAARANLKPMLVTGVEQGGQLMTTTDVENWPGDPLGVQGPELMQRLLQHAERFNTEIVFDHIHTTHLNEKPIRLVGDSHEYTCDALIIATGASAQYLGLPSEQAFMGKGVSACATCDGFFYRNQEVAVIGGGNTAVEEALYLAGIASKVTVIHRRDKFRAEPILVDRLMHKVQEGKIVLELNHTLDEVLGDDSGVTGLRIKSADSGETRDLSVHGLFVAIGHKPNTGIFEGQLEMQNGYIRTRSGLDGMATATNVPGVFAAGDVQDHVYRQAITSSGTGCMAALDAQRYLEALEDDPK; this comes from the coding sequence ATGACTACTTCCAAACACGCCAAAGTCCTGATTCTCGGTTCCGGTCCTGCCGGCTACAGCGCAGCGGTGTACGCCGCGCGCGCCAACCTGAAGCCGATGCTGGTAACCGGCGTCGAACAGGGCGGCCAGCTGATGACCACGACCGACGTCGAGAACTGGCCGGGCGACCCGCTGGGCGTGCAAGGCCCCGAACTGATGCAGCGCCTGCTGCAGCATGCGGAGCGCTTCAATACCGAGATCGTGTTCGACCACATCCACACGACCCACCTGAACGAGAAGCCGATTCGCCTGGTCGGCGACTCGCATGAATACACCTGCGACGCACTGATCATCGCCACCGGCGCCTCGGCCCAGTACCTCGGCCTGCCGTCGGAGCAGGCCTTCATGGGCAAGGGCGTGTCGGCCTGCGCCACCTGCGACGGTTTCTTCTACCGCAACCAGGAAGTGGCGGTCATCGGCGGCGGCAATACCGCGGTCGAGGAAGCCCTGTACCTGGCCGGTATCGCCTCCAAGGTCACCGTGATCCACCGCCGCGACAAGTTCCGCGCCGAACCGATCCTGGTCGACCGCCTGATGCACAAGGTCCAGGAAGGCAAGATTGTATTGGAACTGAACCACACCCTGGACGAAGTCCTGGGCGACGACAGCGGCGTGACCGGCCTGCGCATCAAGTCGGCCGATTCCGGCGAAACCCGCGACCTGAGCGTGCATGGCCTGTTCGTGGCGATCGGCCACAAGCCGAACACCGGCATCTTCGAAGGCCAGCTCGAGATGCAGAACGGCTACATCCGGACCCGTTCGGGCCTGGACGGCATGGCCACGGCCACCAACGTGCCGGGCGTGTTCGCGGCCGGCGACGTGCAGGACCACGTGTACCGCCAGGCGATCACCAGCTCGGGCACCGGCTGCATGGCGGCACTCGACGCGCAGCGCTACCTGGAAGCGCTGGAAGACGATCCGAAATAA
- a CDS encoding DNA translocase FtsK 4TM domain-containing protein has protein sequence MSKNSQSSTSGYTRSAQSTRAARQPLPGRLSRLLSEARWIAMAVAFLYFVLILLSYNKADPGWSHANAVPRIANLGGKAGAWLSDLLLFIFGFSAWWWGVIFLRGVWKGWRRLTDRLAPPSEPPHAGEMYVRWTGFAIMFAGSLGLEYLRMWSWNVELPRAAGGVLGQLIGHSAHVAFGFTGATLLLLLLFGLGFSLFFQVSWLAVAERIGETVESMVDWFRMRMEDHEDRKQGEAAAVKRDELVVHERQKYTEKHPAPPPIVKAEPMLEPRAEARPEPQVLPPSTPASLAMPTPAAGAAPSPQAAAASSIKIEPQMTSVPKSERAQKEMQTPLFHELAGDGGLPPLALLDEAPPAQETVAVETLEFTSRLIEKKLSDFGVEAKVVAAYPGPVVTRYEIEPATGVKGSQIVNLARDLARSLSLTSIRVVETIPGKNYMALELPNPKRQIVRLSEIVGSKVYGDSPSALTVALGKDIAGKPVCADLAKMPHLLVAGTTGSGKSVGINATILSLLYKSDPADVRLILIDPKMLEMSVYEGIPHLLAPVVTDMRQAGHALNWAVNEMERRYKLMSKLGVRNLAGYNGKIIEAAKREEHIPNPFSIMPDNPEPLEKLPTIVIIIDELADLMMVVGKKVEELIARIAQKARAAGIHLILATQRPSVDVITGLIKANIPTRIAFQVSSKIDSRTILDQMGAETLLGMGDMLYMPPGTGLPIRVHGAFVSDDEVHRVVKHLQSLGEPNYIEGILEGGTLEEGNAEGVPAGEGGGESDALYDQAVAVVLKNRKASISLVQRHLRIGYNRAARLIEQMEQSGLVSPMQSNGNRDILVPATTAE, from the coding sequence ATGAGCAAGAACAGTCAATCCAGCACCTCAGGATACACCCGCAGCGCGCAATCCACGCGTGCGGCCCGCCAGCCCCTGCCTGGGCGCCTGTCGCGCCTTCTGTCGGAAGCGCGCTGGATCGCCATGGCCGTGGCCTTCCTGTATTTCGTGCTTATCCTATTAAGTTACAACAAGGCCGATCCCGGCTGGTCGCACGCCAACGCGGTCCCCAGGATCGCCAACCTGGGCGGCAAGGCGGGCGCCTGGCTGTCCGACCTGCTGCTGTTCATCTTCGGGTTCTCGGCCTGGTGGTGGGGCGTGATCTTCCTGCGCGGCGTCTGGAAGGGCTGGCGCCGCCTGACCGACCGGCTGGCGCCACCGAGCGAGCCGCCGCACGCCGGCGAGATGTACGTGCGCTGGACCGGCTTCGCCATCATGTTCGCCGGCAGCCTGGGCCTGGAATACCTGCGCATGTGGTCCTGGAACGTCGAGCTGCCGCGCGCCGCCGGCGGCGTGCTGGGCCAGCTGATCGGCCACTCGGCCCATGTCGCCTTCGGCTTCACCGGCGCGACCCTGCTGCTCCTGCTGCTGTTCGGCCTGGGTTTCTCGCTGTTCTTCCAGGTTTCCTGGCTGGCCGTGGCCGAGCGCATCGGGGAAACGGTGGAGAGCATGGTCGACTGGTTCCGCATGCGCATGGAAGACCACGAAGACCGCAAGCAGGGCGAGGCCGCCGCCGTCAAGCGCGACGAGTTGGTGGTCCACGAACGCCAGAAGTACACCGAAAAGCATCCTGCGCCGCCGCCGATCGTGAAGGCCGAGCCGATGCTGGAGCCGCGCGCCGAGGCGCGCCCCGAGCCCCAGGTCCTGCCGCCGTCGACGCCGGCCTCGCTGGCCATGCCGACCCCTGCGGCCGGCGCGGCACCGTCGCCGCAAGCCGCGGCGGCTTCTTCGATCAAGATCGAGCCGCAGATGACCAGCGTGCCGAAATCCGAGCGCGCCCAGAAGGAGATGCAGACCCCGCTGTTCCACGAGCTGGCGGGCGACGGCGGCCTGCCGCCGCTGGCCCTGCTGGACGAGGCGCCGCCGGCCCAGGAAACCGTGGCGGTCGAGACCCTGGAATTCACCAGCCGCCTGATCGAGAAGAAGCTGTCCGACTTCGGCGTCGAAGCCAAGGTGGTGGCGGCCTATCCGGGCCCGGTCGTGACCCGCTACGAGATCGAGCCGGCCACCGGCGTGAAGGGCAGCCAGATCGTCAACCTGGCGCGCGACCTGGCGCGCTCGCTTTCCTTGACGTCGATCCGGGTGGTCGAGACCATCCCGGGCAAGAACTACATGGCGCTCGAGCTGCCGAATCCGAAGCGCCAGATCGTGCGCCTGTCGGAGATCGTCGGCTCCAAGGTGTATGGCGACAGTCCCTCGGCGCTGACCGTCGCGCTGGGCAAGGACATCGCCGGTAAGCCGGTCTGCGCCGACCTGGCCAAGATGCCGCACCTGCTGGTGGCGGGCACCACCGGTTCGGGTAAATCGGTGGGCATCAACGCGACCATCCTGTCGCTGCTCTACAAATCCGATCCGGCCGACGTGCGCCTGATCCTGATCGACCCGAAGATGCTGGAGATGTCGGTGTACGAGGGCATTCCGCACCTGCTGGCGCCGGTCGTGACCGACATGCGCCAGGCCGGCCACGCCCTGAACTGGGCGGTGAACGAGATGGAGCGCCGCTACAAGCTGATGAGTAAACTCGGCGTGCGCAACCTGGCCGGCTACAACGGCAAGATCATCGAGGCGGCCAAGCGCGAGGAGCACATCCCGAATCCGTTCTCGATCATGCCGGACAATCCCGAGCCGCTCGAGAAGCTGCCGACCATCGTCATCATCATCGATGAGCTGGCCGACCTGATGATGGTCGTCGGCAAGAAGGTGGAAGAGCTGATCGCCCGTATCGCCCAGAAGGCGCGCGCGGCCGGCATCCACCTGATTCTCGCCACCCAGCGCCCCTCGGTGGACGTCATCACCGGCCTGATCAAGGCGAACATCCCGACCCGCATCGCCTTCCAGGTGTCGAGCAAGATCGACTCGCGCACCATTCTCGACCAGATGGGCGCCGAGACCCTGCTGGGCATGGGCGACATGCTGTACATGCCGCCCGGGACCGGCCTGCCGATCCGCGTGCACGGCGCCTTTGTCTCGGACGACGAAGTGCATCGAGTTGTAAAACATCTGCAGTCGCTGGGCGAACCGAACTATATTGAAGGCATCCTGGAGGGCGGCACGCTGGAAGAGGGCAATGCCGAAGGCGTCCCGGCGGGCGAGGGCGGCGGCGAATCCGACGCGCTCTACGACCAGGCCGTGGCGGTGGTGCTGAAGAACCGCAAGGCATCGATCTCGCTGGTCCAGCGCCACCTGCGCATCGGCTACAACCGCGCGGCCCGCCTGATCGAGCAGATGGAGCAAAGCGGGCTGGTGTCGCCGATGCAGTCGAACGGCAACCGCGACATCCTCGTGCCGGCCACCACTGCCGAATAA